In Nostoc edaphicum CCNP1411, the sequence GTCCTGTCTTACTGTCTAAAGCTGCTGTCGGTTCATCAGCTAAAACTAATTTGGGATGACTTACTAAAGCACGAGCAATGGCTACCCGTTGTTTTTGTCCTCCAGAAAGATCAGACGGATAATAATTTACTCTATTCTCCAATTTCACAGCACCGAGTATAGCTTCTGATTTTTTGCGAGCTTCTAATTCAGGAATATTTTTGTGTAATTCAAGTGACATTTGAACATTCTGTCTCGCTGTTAAGAAATCTAGCAAGTTGTGAGCTTGAAAAATGTAGCCAATATGCCGACGTACTTGAACTAATTGCTGATTAGTAGCTCCATAAAGCTCCTGACCGATAAATTTCAAACTTCCTTCTTGGACAGAACGTAACCCACCAATTAAAGTCAGTAAAGTTGTTTTTCCTGAACCTGATGGCCCAGTCATAATCACAATTTCTCCATACTTGATATTAAAATTAATATCAGATAATACCTGACTTCGTATTTTTTTCTCCCCGAAGTAGTGATTAAGATTTTCTATGGTGACAATGAATTTTTGTTTAAGCATTTTATTTATACACTAGATTTCATCTAGAAAATATCTGCTGGATCTACATTTCGGAGTTTATTTGTAGATAAAAACCCCGAAGTTAAACACATTAATGTAGCTGAGATTAATACTAAGATGGCTTTATCTGTAGTCATGATAACTGGTAATTTAGTAGCATTTTTTGATACATCATATAGGGCTATAGATATAGCTAAACCCGGAACATAACCTAGAGATGCTAAAATTAAAGCTTGTTGAAAAACTACACTTAATAAATATTTATTTTTGAATCCCATTGCTTTTAAAGTTGCATATTCAGTTAAATGACTAGAAATATTACTATAAAGTATTTGATAAACAACGATTACACCAACAACAAACCCCATTAAAACCATCAAATTAAATACGAACCCAATAGGTGTTCTAAGAGACCAATAGTCTTTTTCCAAAGCAATAAAGTCTTTGCGGGTAATAACTCTTACATCTTTGGGTAACTTGGCTGATAAATCTGCTAAAACTTTTTGGGGGTTAGCACCAGGTTTTAGTTTAATTAATCCTATATCTATCTTTTGTACCGGACGATCTTGAAATATTCGCAGAAACGTTGAAGAACTAACGATTAAATTTCCATCAACACCAAAAGAAGGCCCTAGTTTAAATAAACCACCAATTTTAACTCTGTAACCAACTAATCCGGTATAGCTAAATATTTCAACTTTTATATCTTTTCCTTGCTCAAAATCTTTAGCGATCGCACCAAATTCTGGTCGAGAATCGCGGTCGAACAAAACGATATTAGGGATTCTGATTAGATTGAGTTTTTCTTCGATATTTGGAAACTTAAAAATTGATCTAACTGGATCAAAGCCAAGCACATATAGTGGAAATTTCAGACCATTGTTAGGGTTTTTAAACTTAGCAAATTGTACATATAAAGGGCTAACTGATTCTACACTATCAAAACCTAACACCTGATATAAATTTGAACGAAAAAAACTTTGGTTTGATGTTAGAGATTTATACTGGGCACTAATTAAAAATAAGTCCCCTTCTAGATTTTTATGCAACTGGGTAGCACTATCATAGAGGGCAGCTTGGAAACCGATTTGCATAAACATTAGAACTGCAACAAAAGCAATTCCAGCTAAAGCTACAAGAAAGCGAATTTTTTGTCGAGCTAATTGTAGCCAAGCTAAGGGGATATTGAGAATCATTTGGTAAACCTCAAGGATAGAAATTAGACTAAATTGAGGGAAAGTGCTTTGTTTAAATCAAGATTTTTTAGCGTGTCTTAATTACAAATTAATCTTAGGCAATTTAGGAATATTTTGTGAGTTAAAAAAGCTCTCTTGAGAAGTATTAAATATCAATCATTACCTCCACCTGCAAATCAGTAAAACCAGCGATTTGCTGGTTGTCTTCCATATCTTCAATACGAATTTTTACATCAACTATTTTGTTGTCAGTATCTGCTTGAGGATTGCTATTAAAGATATTTTGTTTGCCAATTTGCAAACCAATATCTGCGACTTTCCCTCGTAATTTCCCTGGCAACGCATCGCTAGTAATAATGGCAGACTGACCGAGACGCACTTTTTTAATATCAGTTTCATAGACTTCTGCTACCACATACATCTGTTGTGTACGACCTAAATCAGCTATTCCTGTATTGCCGATAACTTCTCCAGGCCAAGCATTAATTTTCATGATTTGCCCGGTTATAGGCGATCGCACAATACTTAAATCCCACTCTGCCTTAGCCTGGTTAACTGAGGCTACTGCACTTTCAACATCAGCTTGGGCTGCTGCTATATCGGTAGGACGAATCTCAGCAATACTTTTGAGTCTGGCTTTGGCCTCAGTTAACTGCTTTTGCAGACTTTCTACAGTGCGATTGAGAGAAGCCCTAGCTTCATTGAGTTGCTGTTGAACTGTATCTACTCGTAAACGTTTAGTATCTGCGTCGGAAGCTGAAATCGCTCCGTCTTTGTATAACTGTTGATATCGTTGATTTTCGCTTTCAGCATTTTGCCACTCAGCCTCTAAACGAGCGATCGTTGCTTGTTGTGCAGAGGTTTCTCCACGCAACTCAGCTTCTAAACGAGCAATGGTTGCTTTTTGTGCAGAGATATCTCCAGCTTTTGCACCAGCTTTTACCTGGTTGAGACTAGCTTGGGCAACTAGGACTTGTTGCTGGGCTTTTTCTAGGGCTGCAAGACGAGGAAAATAACTGTCTAGAATTGCAACTACTTGCCCCTGTCGTACCCTATCTCCTTTATTTACCATGAGTTTTGTGACCCTTACACCCCCTTGGGATTCTGGGGCCGACAGACGAATAACTTCTCCTTGAGGTTCTAAACGTCCTAAAGCAGCAATAGCAGTCATTTTAGGAGAACTATTTGGGGTAGCTAAAGGCTCAACTTTCGAGGATAACTGAAATCGTGAAAATGTATAGAAAGTAACAGCACCAGTCGCTACAGCCATAGTAGTTGCTAACATGACCGGCCACCAACCTACAGGTTTGATGAATGGTTTTATAAATGACTGTTTTTGTTTTTGTACCATAATTTTAATGAGGGAATGAAGCCCCCCTTCAAAAGGGGGGTCGAGGGGATCTTCCGAAGCCAGATATCACTAACACTAAGGGTATTGATTCATCAATCTATTAGTAGAATCAAACCCCTGTGCAAAGTCACTAATCATTAGTTATTAGTCCAAGATAAATCACACCCACTCCTGAAGGTGATTTGAATTAGTCCGATGAAAGACAAAGTTTTTCCACCCACAAGGAACGAGGTATGCACTAATGACCAATGACTACTTAATCAACTTTCGGTAGAGCCATTTAGTACTTTATGCATCTAATCAGAGATAGATCTATTTGTTTAGCACTACCTCTTTTTTATTTTTAACGATCGCCAAGTATTCGCTGCGAGTTCCATCTATGCGATAGTGGTCGCAAATTTGGCAGAGCTTCAAAATATCCAATCGACTAAATACTTTTTGATGCTCAATGCCGTTGTCATTTCTCCATCGCCAGAAAGTTGTCCGATCAATGCGGCGATTACTTTCTGGCCATCTTCGTCTGGATAAAAAATCTACTAGTTCCTCTTCAAAAAACGAGTAGCCTTTTGGTAACTTCAGGAGTTCTTCTCTTAACTTAATTAGCGGTATGAGTGGATCTAGCTCAGATAGTCTCATGCCAGCAAGCCCTTATATTTTCGTGACAGTAAAATTATGCAGAACGCTTCATACAATACGGGTCATCGCATTAAATTGCATTGTCATACTGTGCGTTTATGAATATATAGAGGAACCAGCAAATCAGGTGAATTTATATTTATCTTCTCCCTATTGATCTATCTCTAGGCATTCTTAAACAAACAGTATTGAATTACATCATTTAATCACTTACGATAAACGGAATGATACTCAATTGCAACCCACATGCAACATTGTTGATGATAAATGGCCAGTAATATTTTCGGCATAAATCATAAATAATGTTTGCAATTCTTTATCACTTTTTAACATTTTTATATCCTTTGTATTATTCAGCATATTGAAATAAGTCTTTGATTTGTGATTGATTTTTTGTTAACTAGAGTTTTTCATTCCTTAGATATAGCTACTAGTGGCTATTGTGACATTGTGGCAAATGTATTTTTTTTACACTAATAACTTTTGAAAAAATTAGCTTATTGATTAATGCATAATTTATTAAACAAATAAATCAACTTGTGGATAGATGTAAAAGCTATGGCAGCAATTCACAGATACCCAATTTTTGTAAGAAGATGATTACCTGTGTCTTTTAATACGCCAATAAATTACATACAGTCTAACTTGGTTGATCAATTAATGCTTTTTATTAGCACTTAACCTTCTTCTATCACTTTAGGCATAGTAAACATTTGAAGATAAAATTCACATGCCTGATACGTAGAAAAAATAGCTGTTCACTTTAACTAGACTTCTCAAACTATAAAAGAAGTCTTACGTGAATGACGAAAAATTGAATTGGAGTCGCAACATCTTAAACAAGATGAACTATCAGGACAATATTTGACAGCGAATTAGACCTTGCTTATGCCGTAATCAATGGAATTAAAGCGAGGAGAGAAATAGGAAAATACAGTATATAACGTATTAAATTTAACTCTTGCTATCAGCTTTAACTTTTTGTTACATAGTTATAAAATTCTACACCGACTTACTTAATTCAATGAGAATGATTGAAACGAAGATATATGCAATTTATATGCAATTTATAAAATGTATTTTTACTATGTGACATACTAATTGAAATGAGTTTTAATAATTATGTGAGTGAAAGCGATCGCCCTCCAAAGACCCTAGATAAAATGAAACTACAGCGATTCATGCTCTCATTGCCAAGCTTTGATAACCAGCGACTGATTTTTCATTCAGCTCGCCAGACTCTTCGCAAAGCTGAAATGGCCCGCGTCGCGGTGCGTGAATGGCTCAATCAACATGATTGTGAGCTAGAAGAGTGGAAAAGTAAAAAAGCTTCTGAGTTGGGAATTAGTATTAGTAGACTTGAACAAAAGCTATTAGCTGCTGCTCAACATCAGGCGATAACAAGTAAAGGAGAAAACAATTCTAATCCAGACGAAGATTCTGCATAAGTTAATGCTTAGATGCTGATTCACTTACCTGATGCTAGCTAATAAATGTGTAACCAAAACTATAGTACTGTTAATTTGAAGTTGCCTACAAAGTTGTGTTTGACAATATTTCATGTGGTAACACTTATCTCGTCTTATGTAAGTTGCATATCAATTGAAATGGAGAAGCGACTAGTTTAATATTCAGAACAAGCAACGGTTGACAGGATAACACGGAGTAGGATAAGTTTTCTGGATGAAACTATCCAAGCTAGAACTGATCAACAACCAGGGCTATTTTATTCTCATCTAGTCTGCCTCAGAATGAATTCTGAGTCTAATAGCAAAATTCGTCTAAAGATGGCTGAGAAAAGATTATAGTTTGTTAAAACAGACTATAGTTATTAGCCTGAAACTTGAGTTATGGGCAGTTTATGTCTAGAACGAAATAGCCCTGGATTAATAATTTATATTTTAACGTTGAAGTCATCTCTAATTTAAAGAGATTTTCAGATACGTGAAATAGTCCAACAAAGAAGTCGGAATTATACATTTAGACTTCAGAATATCGCCATTACAATCTCTTCCACTCAGGGTTATAACTCTTGAATATTTAACTCAAAGTATATCAGTCATCATCTATAACCCTAATTCTGTCTAAAAGCCGATCGAATCTACCTTTTTTGTAGAGGTAATATTTTTATAAAAATCTCTACATCTTATAAATCCAATAGTAAAGATAAAGTCATGGCTGCTTCTAGAATTGAAGCTGTTTTGGCACAGTTGCAAGAAGAAGTGAGCAATTGTGAACAGGCTCTAATCAAGCTCATACAGGTGAAAAAAGTTATGGCTGAAAATGCACCACTAACCAGCGAAATAAATACACATCGGCAAAAAACCGATATTGCCATTATCGGGATGGCTTCTATATTTCCCCAATCGAAAAATTTACAGGAATATTGGGAAACAATTATTCACAAAGTTGATTGTATTACTGATATTCCCGCTTCGCGTTGGAATGTAGAAGATTATTATGATCCTAATCCCAGAGCGTTTGATAAAACCTACTGTAAAAGAGGCGGATTTATCCCGGATGTCAATTTCAATCCGATGGAATTTGGGCTACCACCCAACAGCCTAGAAGTCACAGACATTTCGCAATTGCTAGGTTTACTTGTTGCGAAAGCAGCGATGGAAGATGCCGGTTACGGCGAATCTAAGCAGTTTAGTCGCGATCGCATTGGTGTCATCTTAGGTGTAGCGCTAGGTAGGCAGTTGGCGGTTCCACTGACTGCGAGAATGCAGTACCCAGTTTGGGAAAAAGTTCTCAAAGGTAGCGGCTTATCCGATGAGGATACACAAAAAATCATTGAGAAAATCAAAAGTGCATACGTGCAATGGGATGAAAATGCCTTCCCCGGTATGCTGGCAAATGTAGTTACAGGAAGAATTGCCAACCGCTTAGATTTGGGTGGAACTAATTGTGTAGTCGATGCTGCCTGTGCAAGTTCATTGGGTGCGCTCAAAATGGCAATTAGTGAGCTAATTGAGCATCGAGCCGATATGATGATCACTGGCGGAGTTGACACCGACAACTCAATTATGGCCTACATGTGTTTCAGCAAAACTCCTGCTGTTTCCCAAGGTGAGAATGTCAAACCTTTTGATGCAGAATCAGATGGGATGATGCTGGGTGAAGGTGTGGGAATGTTAGTCCTGAAGCGCCTTGAAGATGCCCAGCGAGATAATGACCGAATCTATGCAGTCATTAAAGGTATTGGCACTTCTAGCGATGGCCGTTATAAAAGCATCTATGCACCACGTCCTGAAGGTCAAGTTAGAGCCTTACATCGTGCTTACGAAGATGCCGGATTTTCGCCTACCAGTGTTGGTTTGATTGAAGCACACGGCACTGGCACTATGGCTGGAGATCCAGCCGAATTTTCATCGATAAAAGAAGTTTTTGGCGAAAACAATCCCAAAAAACAACATATTGCCCTCGGAACTGTCAAATCCCAGATTGGACATACAAAAGCGGCTGCGGGTGCGGCGAGTTTGATTAAAACGGCTTTAGCTCTCCACCACAAAGTCTTACCAGCCACTATTAATGTCACCAAACCGCATCCTAAATTAGATATTGATAGTTCTCCGTTTTATTTAAATACGGAAACTAGACCTTGGATTAGCAGCGATGAGCAACCAAGACGTGCAGGGGTGAGTTCTTTTGGCTTTGGCGGCACAAATTATCACGTCGTTTTGGAAGAATACACAAGTCAACATCAGCAACCTTATCGTTTACACAAACCTTCCCAGCCGATGTTGCTATTTGCCTCAACGCCTGAAGAATTGTTGTCGCGTTGTCAAGAAATTGGTCAACAATTGCAATCCGATACGAGAGAGCAGCTTTATACAGAATTGATTTCGGCATCTCAATCTTTAGAAATTCCGATCGCAAATGCCAGACTTGGATTTGTTGCTGATTCTCTCACTCAAGCTTGCGACTTATTACAAACAAGTATTGAGTTGCTAAGAAACAAGTTGCAAGCAGAATCATGGGAACATCCCCAAGGAATTTACTACCGCAAAACTGGCATAGCAACAGAGGGGAAGGTGGTTGCCCTATTTTCTGGGCAAGGTTCGCAATATTTAGAGATGGGTCGGGAACTCTTAATTAATTTCCCAGAATTGGGGCAGACATATACTCAAATTGACAACCTTTTACGCCAAGACGGTTTGCAGCCCCTTTCGGAGGTTGTTTTCCCTAACCCGGTGTTTGATTTAGATCAAAAGACTGCCCAGATGAAAGTGTTGCAGCAAACAGAATATGCACAGCCGGCGATTGGGGCTTTTAGCGCTGGTTTGTACAAGATATTGCAACAAGCTGGGTTTAAGCCAGATTTTGTTGCAGGGCATAGCTTTGGAGAACTTACTGCTCTTTGGGCTGCGGGAGTTTTGAGTGAGAAAGATTACTTTTTCTTAGTCAAGGCTAGGGGTCAAGCGATGGCTGCACCAGAAGATCCCGAATTGGATGCGGGAGCCATGCTGGCGGTAAAAGGGGATGTTAATCAGGTTACAGAACTGATTCAGAATTTCCCACTGATTACCATTGCTAACCTGAATTCTCCAAATCAGATGGTGTTAGCAGGGACGAAAGCTGAAATTGCCAATGTAGAAGAGGCTCTGAAAACTCAAGGATTCTCTACTATCTTGCTGGGAGTTTCCGCAGCTTTCCATACTCCACTAGTAGCTTATGCACAACAACCCTTTGCCAGAGCTATTGAAAAAGTTACTTTCAACGAGCCACAAATCCCGGTTTACACCAATGTGACTGGAAAGCGTTACCCAAATGACCCGCAAGTTATTCAAAAAGTCCTCAAAGAACATCTGAGGAATCAGGTGTTGTTTAAGCAGGAAATTGAGAATATTTATGCTGAAGGCGGTCATTGCTTTATTGAATTTGGGCCGCGGAGTGTTCTCACCAACTTGGTAAAAGATATTCTGAGCGATCGCCCTCATTTAGCTGTAGCTTTAAACACCAGTCATCTCAAAGATAGCGATCGCACTTTACGGCAAGCTGTTATTCAGTTGCGCGTTGCTGGATTACCTTTGCAAAACTTAGACCCCTATCAACTGGAGTACAAAATCCCAGAAGCTTCTCCAAATAAGGTCTTGAATGTCCGCTTAAATAGCACCAACTATGTATCAGAAAAAACAAAGCAGTCCTTTGAAAAAGCTATGCAAAATGGGCATCAAGTGAAATCCACCGTTGGAAATGGTAATAAACCAGTAACAGCTAACCCCTCTCATCCAGCAGAGAAAGTTGCAGTCAACGGTCAATCTACTGTTGGAAATGGCAATAAACCAGCAATAGCTAACCCCTCTCATCCAGCAGAGAAAGTCGCAGTCAACGGTCAATCCACCGTTGGAAATGGCAATAAACCAGCAACAGCTAACCCCTCTCATCCAGCAGAGAAAGTCGCAGTCAATGGTGGAGTGAAATCTGTGCAGAATGGGCAATCAGACCAACTAGATATCAAGTCTTTGCAACCTATTCCAGAACTTCCTCTAAGTTACCTAAGAGCTATAGACAACTTAGAGTACACATTAATAGAGTTCAATCGCCATCAACATGATATCTTGCAGGTTCACGAACAATCTTTGAACCATCAGACAGAATATACCAAAACCTTTTTCCAACTCATGCAGCAACAACATGCGTTGTGGGGAAATGGTAAATTCAGCGAACCACAAGCACAAACACAAACACAGCAATTAGTAGTCTCTAGTTCAGAACGCAGCATCATGCGGTTTCACGACCATCAAGCTGATAGCATCCGCATCCATGAGCAATATCTGAACCATCAGCAAGAATACACTAACAACTTTTTCCAATTGCTCCAGCGACATTATGAACAGTCGCCCAGCAATACCACTCCACAAAGTCTGATACCGCCAATTAACTATCAACCTAGTCCAGTAGTTCCACCAACCCAAAAGGATAACTCTGTTCTGGAAACTGCATCGGTTGATGTACCGAGTAATGGATTTGCCATTAAATCTGAGCCAGTTTCGACTAATGGTAATGGCACAAATGGTAATGGCGCACATCATCAAGCAGCAGTTTTGGATATTAATCCATTAGAGGAGAATAAGACTGCAACTGTAGCGTTTGTACCCCCAGCACCCGCAGAACCAGTAATACCCACAGAACCAGTAACGCCCACAGAACCAGTAGCACCCCCACCCCCAGCAGTAATCATTGATCAAGCCATCCTGAGCGAAACTCTGATTAACGTTGTTAGTGATAAAACAGGCTATCCAACGGAGATGCTAGACCTGACAATGGATATCGAGGCAGATTTGGGGATTGATTCCATCAAACGTGTGGAAATTCTCGGAGCGTTGTTAGAACTATATCCTGATTTGCCCAGGCCGAATCCCGAAGAAGTGGGACAGCTACGCACCCTCGGTCAGATAGCTGAGTATATGGGGAAAATTGCATCAGAAATCTCAGCAGCGATCCCTGCGGTGGGCCTTGTCAACGCACCTGTGGATGAAACAGGGGGAGATGGGAAAGATGGGGGAGATGACGGTGGTGGGGGAGTAACAGTAACATCCCCCTCATCCCCTTTATCCCCTTCATCTCCAGAGCTTACTAACATTGTCTCCAACGTCGTTAGCGAAAAAACTGGCTACTCAATGACGATGTTAGATTTATCAATGGATCTTGAGACAGATTTGGGAATTGATCGCGTCAAACTTGTGGAAATTCTAGGAGCGTTGCTAGAACTATATCCTGATTTACCCAAGCTGAATTCAGAAGCATTAGCTCAATTACATACCCTCGGACAAATTGTTGCATATATAGAAAAGGGACTAGGGACTGGGGAAGAGTTTTCTCAATCCCCAGTACCCAGTACCCAGTACCCAGTACCCAGTACCCAATCCCGAATTCTTCGCTCTCCTGTCAAACTCAAATATCTTCCTGAACCTGATTTTTTAGATTTCACTTTCCCCGATCAGCATATTGCCTTGCTTACTGATGATGGTTCTCTCACCACGACGAAACTAGCTGAGACTCTGTTAAAGCGTGGCTGGAAGACTGTTGTCTTAACTTTTCCTTCAACTGTGATTCCTAAGCAATCTGATTTACCTGAAGGGGTTAGCCGTGTGGTGCTTGCAGATTTGAGCGAGGAGCATTTGCAAGAACAGTTAACAGCGATCGCTAATAATTATGGTGCGATCGCTACATTTATCCATCTGAATCCCTCAAATCACGAAGATACAAGCAAGAATGTCCGCTATCTGGAATCAGAAAAAGCTATTCTTCGCCATATCTTTCTCATTGCCAAATATCTCAAGGAACCACTGAATCAAGCAGCACTTCAAGGACGCAGTAGTTTTGTAACTGTGGCTCGTCTGGATGGCGAATTTGGACTAGGACACAAAACTAACTTCGGTGCAATTGGTGCTGGACTATTTGGACTCACTAAAAGTTTGAACCAGGAATGGGAATCTGTATTTTGCCGAGCGATCGACCTCAATCCTGATTTAGATGCCGAAATATCAGCACAGCATATCCTCGCTGAACTTCACGACCCCAATCTATTGGTTGTGGAAGTGGGATATAACTCACAAGGACGATCAACCTTAATATGTGAACAAGAAGAACAAAAAAACAGAGCGCAGGAAGTAGGAACAATCCCCTTTGCACCCAGCACCTTTTCCGCCAACCTTTTCCCCATCCCCAATGCCCAATCTCAGGTTTTTCTCGTAAGTGGCGGTGCTAAAGGGATAACGGCTCAGTGTGCGATCAAACTAGCGCAACGTTATCAATGCAAATTTATCTTGCTAGGTCGTTCCGCCGCCGATCCAGAACCCGTATGGACTGAAGGCTACTTGAGTGAAGCTGATTTGAAAAAGCGGATTATGGAGGATTTCCTCGCTAGAGGCGAAAAACCCACACCTGCAATGGTGCAGAAAAAGTTTAACGTTATTTCATCTAGTCGGGAAATTGCCACAACCTTACAAGCCATTAAACAAGCGGGTGGGAATGCTGAATATTTGAATGTTGACGTGACTGATGCCATCGCGCTTTCTGAACAAGTCGCTAATGCTGTGAAGCGTTTTGGCCCAGTAACAGGAATTATTCACGGGGCTGGTAATCTGGCTGATAAGCGGATTGAGAAAAAATCAGTCCAAGATTTTGAAACAGTTTACACTGCCAAAGTTAAAGGTCTAGAAAACCTGTTGCGGTGTGTACCAGCGAATCAATTGAATTATTTAGTCCTATTTTCTTCTGTAGTTGGTTTCTACGGAAATGTCGGACAGACAGATTATGCGATCGCTAATGAAATTCTCAACAAATCAGCCCACCTTGTCAAATTCAATCATCCCCATTCTCATGTAGTAGCGATTAATTGGGGACCTTGGGACAGTGGTATGGTTTCTCCCGAATTAAAGCAAGCTTTTGCTGAACGAAATATTGAGACTATTCCGATTGAAATTGGCACAGAGTTTTTAGTTGATGAATTAGCTAGTACAAATCAAGAAACTGTGCAAGTTGTGATTGGTAGTCCCCTGGTGTTTATGCCGGAAAAGCTACCAAGTGAGTTAAGAACTTTTCGTATCCAGCGGCAACTCACATTAGCTGCTAATCCTTTTTTACAAGACCATGTAATTGCTGGTTATCCAGTTCTACCAGCAACTTGTGGACTATTATGGATTGCTAATGCTTGTGAACAAATCTATCCTGGTTACAAAGCTTTCAGTTGTACAAATTATAAAGTTTTGAAGGGACTAATATTCGATGAAAATTTACCAACCGAATACACTTTAGAATTGCAAGAAATTGCTAAACATGATATCAATGAGATAGATTTCGATGCCAAAATTTCGAGTAAAACTCCAGAAGGTAAAATCCGTTATCATTTCAGTAGCCAGATGAAACTGAAGCGGGAAGTTCCTAGTACCCCTACACTCGAATTTCTGAACTTAAGCCAGGATCATAGAATCACTGCTACGACTTCATCACTTTATCAAAATGGGGCAGCTACCTTATTTCACGGACTTACTTTTCAAGGCGTAAAATCTGTCTTAAATGCCACTCTGGATAAGATAACCATAGAATGTTACTTACCAGAACCAGCAAAAAGACAACAAGGACAATTCCCAGTCCAAACATTTAATCCCTATATTGCAGATGTGCAGATTCATGCATTTTGGATTTGGGCACAGCATTTTTATCAGGTAGCTTGTCTACCTTCGGAAATCAAAATTTTTGAACAGTTTGAAGCTGTCCCCTTTGATGAAACATTTTATGTTTCTTGTGAAATAAAATCTAAAACAGAATCGGGTTTAGTGGTTGATGTCATCGCCCATAATCAGCAAGGACAAATATATACCCAAATGCTTGGAGCAAAGGGAACTATTTTACCCAAGCAATTAGATGAAATTTAACTAGGAATTAGCCTAACTTTTCACTTAATTCGGAAAAGCTTCCTAACCCCAGGTAAGAAATTCAAAGTCAAGGAGCTACGGTGTAGAATTACCCCCCTTAATCCCCC encodes:
- a CDS encoding type I polyketide synthase — encoded protein: MAASRIEAVLAQLQEEVSNCEQALIKLIQVKKVMAENAPLTSEINTHRQKTDIAIIGMASIFPQSKNLQEYWETIIHKVDCITDIPASRWNVEDYYDPNPRAFDKTYCKRGGFIPDVNFNPMEFGLPPNSLEVTDISQLLGLLVAKAAMEDAGYGESKQFSRDRIGVILGVALGRQLAVPLTARMQYPVWEKVLKGSGLSDEDTQKIIEKIKSAYVQWDENAFPGMLANVVTGRIANRLDLGGTNCVVDAACASSLGALKMAISELIEHRADMMITGGVDTDNSIMAYMCFSKTPAVSQGENVKPFDAESDGMMLGEGVGMLVLKRLEDAQRDNDRIYAVIKGIGTSSDGRYKSIYAPRPEGQVRALHRAYEDAGFSPTSVGLIEAHGTGTMAGDPAEFSSIKEVFGENNPKKQHIALGTVKSQIGHTKAAAGAASLIKTALALHHKVLPATINVTKPHPKLDIDSSPFYLNTETRPWISSDEQPRRAGVSSFGFGGTNYHVVLEEYTSQHQQPYRLHKPSQPMLLFASTPEELLSRCQEIGQQLQSDTREQLYTELISASQSLEIPIANARLGFVADSLTQACDLLQTSIELLRNKLQAESWEHPQGIYYRKTGIATEGKVVALFSGQGSQYLEMGRELLINFPELGQTYTQIDNLLRQDGLQPLSEVVFPNPVFDLDQKTAQMKVLQQTEYAQPAIGAFSAGLYKILQQAGFKPDFVAGHSFGELTALWAAGVLSEKDYFFLVKARGQAMAAPEDPELDAGAMLAVKGDVNQVTELIQNFPLITIANLNSPNQMVLAGTKAEIANVEEALKTQGFSTILLGVSAAFHTPLVAYAQQPFARAIEKVTFNEPQIPVYTNVTGKRYPNDPQVIQKVLKEHLRNQVLFKQEIENIYAEGGHCFIEFGPRSVLTNLVKDILSDRPHLAVALNTSHLKDSDRTLRQAVIQLRVAGLPLQNLDPYQLEYKIPEASPNKVLNVRLNSTNYVSEKTKQSFEKAMQNGHQVKSTVGNGNKPVTANPSHPAEKVAVNGQSTVGNGNKPAIANPSHPAEKVAVNGQSTVGNGNKPATANPSHPAEKVAVNGGVKSVQNGQSDQLDIKSLQPIPELPLSYLRAIDNLEYTLIEFNRHQHDILQVHEQSLNHQTEYTKTFFQLMQQQHALWGNGKFSEPQAQTQTQQLVVSSSERSIMRFHDHQADSIRIHEQYLNHQQEYTNNFFQLLQRHYEQSPSNTTPQSLIPPINYQPSPVVPPTQKDNSVLETASVDVPSNGFAIKSEPVSTNGNGTNGNGAHHQAAVLDINPLEENKTATVAFVPPAPAEPVIPTEPVTPTEPVAPPPPAVIIDQAILSETLINVVSDKTGYPTEMLDLTMDIEADLGIDSIKRVEILGALLELYPDLPRPNPEEVGQLRTLGQIAEYMGKIASEISAAIPAVGLVNAPVDETGGDGKDGGDDGGGGVTVTSPSSPLSPSSPELTNIVSNVVSEKTGYSMTMLDLSMDLETDLGIDRVKLVEILGALLELYPDLPKLNSEALAQLHTLGQIVAYIEKGLGTGEEFSQSPVPSTQYPVPSTQSRILRSPVKLKYLPEPDFLDFTFPDQHIALLTDDGSLTTTKLAETLLKRGWKTVVLTFPSTVIPKQSDLPEGVSRVVLADLSEEHLQEQLTAIANNYGAIATFIHLNPSNHEDTSKNVRYLESEKAILRHIFLIAKYLKEPLNQAALQGRSSFVTVARLDGEFGLGHKTNFGAIGAGLFGLTKSLNQEWESVFCRAIDLNPDLDAEISAQHILAELHDPNLLVVEVGYNSQGRSTLICEQEEQKNRAQEVGTIPFAPSTFSANLFPIPNAQSQVFLVSGGAKGITAQCAIKLAQRYQCKFILLGRSAADPEPVWTEGYLSEADLKKRIMEDFLARGEKPTPAMVQKKFNVISSSREIATTLQAIKQAGGNAEYLNVDVTDAIALSEQVANAVKRFGPVTGIIHGAGNLADKRIEKKSVQDFETVYTAKVKGLENLLRCVPANQLNYLVLFSSVVGFYGNVGQTDYAIANEILNKSAHLVKFNHPHSHVVAINWGPWDSGMVSPELKQAFAERNIETIPIEIGTEFLVDELASTNQETVQVVIGSPLVFMPEKLPSELRTFRIQRQLTLAANPFLQDHVIAGYPVLPATCGLLWIANACEQIYPGYKAFSCTNYKVLKGLIFDENLPTEYTLELQEIAKHDINEIDFDAKISSKTPEGKIRYHFSSQMKLKREVPSTPTLEFLNLSQDHRITATTSSLYQNGAATLFHGLTFQGVKSVLNATLDKITIECYLPEPAKRQQGQFPVQTFNPYIADVQIHAFWIWAQHFYQVACLPSEIKIFEQFEAVPFDETFYVSCEIKSKTESGLVVDVIAHNQQGQIYTQMLGAKGTILPKQLDEI